Proteins from one Ricinus communis isolate WT05 ecotype wild-type chromosome 9, ASM1957865v1, whole genome shotgun sequence genomic window:
- the LOC8265640 gene encoding inosine triphosphate pyrophosphatase, whose amino-acid sequence MAAKVVVSRPVTFVTGNAKKLEEVRAIIGKSIPLRSMKIDLPELQGEPEDISKEKARLAAQKVKGPVLVEDTCLCYNALKGLPGPYVKWHLDKTGVEGLYKLLTAYDDKSAFALCVFSFALGPDSEPITFSGKTMGTIVPPRGPRDFGWDPVFQPDGYEETFAEMCKEEKNKISHRYRALSLVKSHFVEVGYEFAMEDSNENDQSASDKSKEDSTGKNDHAATAANNDQAASALIVDQTASAPDDDQTASAPSKRKRENGEGLEKTEEEEASEKKLKGDEN is encoded by the exons ATGGCAGCAAAAGTGGTGGTTTCACGGCCGGTAACCTTCGTTACCGGAAACGCAAAGAAGCTGGAAGAAGTCCGCGCTATCATCGGAAAATCCATTCCTCTCCGATCTATGAAGATTGATC TTCCTGAACTGCAAGGTGAACCTGAAGACATTTCCAAAGAGAAAGCTCGTTTAGCTGCTCAAAAG GTGAAAGGACCTGTCTTGGTGGAGGATACGTGTCTGTGTTACAATGCGCTTAAAGGACTTCCag GGCCATACGT AAAGTGGCATTTGGATAAGACTGGTGTTGAAG GTTTGTACAAGTTATTGACTGCGTATGATGACAAGTCAGCATTTGCATTATGTGTATTCTCTTTTGCCCTTGGACCTGATTCTGAACCCATTACATTTTCTGGGAAAACTATG GGTACGATAGTTCCTCCAAGGGGACCCAGGGATTTTGGATGGGATCCAGTCTTTCAACCTGATGGATATGAAGAAAC ttttGCGGAAATGtgtaaggaagaaaagaacaagattTCTCACCGCTACAGGGCACTTTCTTTGGTGAAATCTCATTTTGTTGAAGTTGGATATGAATTTGCAATGGAAGACTCTAATGAGAATGACCAAAGTGCATCAGACAAGAGTAAGGAAGATTCTACTGGCAAGAATGATCATGCTGCCACTGCAGCTAATAATGATCAAGCTGCATCTGCACTAATCGTCGACCAAACTGCATCTGCACCTGATGATGATCAAACTGCATCTGCACCTAGCAAGA GGAAAAGGGAAAATGGCGAAGGGTTGGAGAAAACAGAAGAGGAGGAAGCATCTGAGAAAAAGCTGAAGGGGGATGAGAACTAA
- the LOC8258025 gene encoding probable pectate lyase 8, translating to MAMEVSNSKWFCLCTAVLVVMLVGVFATARNDGFSGFLRNIVETEHLESSNNSSMAASGEEIEEWKNEHAVDDPEEVVAMVEMSIRNSTERRKLGYFSCGTGNPIDDCWRCDPNWQKNRKRLADCGIGFGRNAIGGRDGRFYVVTDAGDDDPVNPKPGTLRHAVIQDEPLWIVFKRDMVIQLKQELIMNSFKTIDGRGANVHIANGACITIQFVTNVIIHGLHIHDCKPTGNAMVRSSPSHYGWRTMADGDAISIFGSSHIWVDHNSLSHCADGLVDAVMGSTAITISNNHLTHHNEVMLLGHSDSYTRDKQMQVTIAYNHFGEGLIQRMPRCRHGYFHVVNNDYTHWEMYAIGGSANPTINSQGNRYNAPVNPFAKEVTKRVETPAGQWKNWNWRSEGDLLLNGAYFTPSGAGASASYARASSLGAKSSSMVGSITANAGALGCRRGRQC from the exons ATGGCAATGGAGGTGTCTAATTCTAAATGGTTTTGTCTTTGCACGGCAGTTCTTGTTGTTATGCTCGTCGGAGTTTTCGCTACTGCACGGAACGACGGCTTCTCTGGTTTCTTAAG GAATATTGTAGAAACAGAGCATTTGGAGAGCTCAAACAACTCATCAATGGCAGCCag TGGAGAAGAAATTGAGGAATGGAAAAATGAGCATGCAGTTGATGACCCAGAAGAAGTTGTTGCCATGGTTGAGAT GAGCATCCGCAACAGCACCGAAAGGAGAAAGTTAGGATATTTCTCGTGCGGAACCGGCAATCCAATTGATGACTGCTGGCGCTGTGATCCCAACTGGCAGAAAAACCGCAAGAGACTTGCTGATTGTGGTATCGGTTTTGGCAGAAATGCCATTGGAGGTCGTGATGGTCGTTTCTATGTTGTTACTGATGCTGGCGATGATGATCCTGTTAACCCAAAGCCTGGAACTTTGCGTCATGCTGTTATCCAAGATGAGCCCTTGTGGATTGTGTTCAAAAGGGATATGGTTATTCAACTGAAACAGGAACTTATTATGAACAGCTTCAAGACCATTGATGGACGTGGGGCCAACGTTCATATTGCTAATGGAGCATGCATCACTATCCAATTTGTTACTAATGTCATTATTCATGGTCTTCACATTCATGACTGTAAACCCACTGGTAATGCTATGGTTAGAAGCTCACCGAGTCATTATGGATGGAGGACCATGGCTGATGGTGATGCTATCTCTATTTTTGGATCAAGCCATATCTGGGTCGACCATAATTCACTCTCTCATTGTGCTGACGGCCTTGTTGATGCTGTTATGGGTTCTACTGCCATTACCATCTCCAACAACCATCTTACCCATCATAATGAG GTGATGCTGTTGGGCCACAGTGATTCCTACACCAGAGACAAGCAAATGCAAGTGACCATTGCTTACAACCATTTCGGAGAGGGACTTATCCAGAGAATGCCAAG ATGTAGGCATGGGTACTTCCATGTGGTGAACAATGACTATACTCACTGGGAAATGTATGCCATTGGTGGAAGTGCTAACCCCACCATCAATAGTCAGGGCAATAGATATAATGCACCAGTTAACCCTTTTGCTAAGGAG GTGACAAAGAGAGTGGAAACACCTGCAGGCCAATGGAAGAACTGGAATTGGAGATCAGAAGGTGATCTTCTGCTAAATGGCGCTTATTTCACTCCATCGGGAGCTGGAGCTTCAGCTAGTTATGCTCGTGCCTCAAGCTTAGGTGCCAAGTCGTCTTCAATGGTTGGATCAATAACTGCTAATGCTGGTGCTCTTGGGTGCCGCAGGGGCCGTCAatgctaa